The sequence GAGGCCGTCCCCCGGCGCCGGCTTCAGTCCCAGATCCGCGGGCCCGATGCGCGTCGGCTCGGCGGGGCTGATGCCGGCGGGGCCGCCGCGCAGCACCCGCACCGCGTCGTCGGCCGCGCTCGCGTAGGACGTGCCGATCGCGAGTTCGGCCGCGCCGTCGCCGTTCAGGTCCTGGATCGCCAGTGTGGGCCGCGTCGAGAGGCCGGGCACGCTCATCGCGTTCTTGACGGTGAGGCCCTTCGGGCCGCCGCGCAGCACCAGCGCCACCATCGCCCCGCCCTTGGCCGGGACGGCGAGCGCGACGTCGGCGTAACCGTCGCCGTTCACGTCACCCGTCGCCGGCGCGTACCCGAAGTCGCAGCGCGAGGGGTCCGGTGCACCGGGCAGCCCTGGTGTCTTCGCGTTGATCGCGGTGGGTTTCAGGCCGCCGCTCTGTCCGCTCTGTCCGCTCTGTCCGCCGTACACGACCATCAGCCGGCTGCCGCCCTCGGGCGTGGTCTCGTCGCCGATGCTCTCGCAGGTGAGGCCGACGATCACATCGGCGTAGCCGTCGTGGTTCACGTCGGAAGTGAGGGTGTCCGCGCCGTACAGGTCCTTGCCGTTCTCGTCCTTGAGGCGCGGGCCCTTCGTCAACACGCCGTCGGCCGCCCCGAGGTACACGACGGTGGCGCGGGGGGTCGGGGCCTCGTCCGCGAACACGTGCGACCAGGTGACCACCACATCGTCCTTGCCGTCGCCGTTCACGTCGCCGATCGCGGTGGGGCGGGCGGTGTAGTACGACGGGTCGTCGGGGGTGAGGTCGAGCGTCGTGGTGCGGGCGGGCTTGCCCGCGCGGGTGAACGGGCCGAACCGGATCGTCGCCTGGCCGTCCGTGCCGCCGGTCGTGACGAGGTCGGCGTGACCGTCGCCGTCGAAGTCGCCGACGAGCGGTGCGGCACCAGGCAGCTTGACCGCTCCGGCGAGCCCCTTCTTTCCGCCCCAGACCACGAAGACCGTACTGCCGCCGGCCTGCGTGACGAGGTCGCTGCGGCCGTCGCCGTCGAGGTCGGCGGTGATCGTGCCTCTGCCGAACCCGCCGCCGGTGCCCGCCTTGCCCAGGCCGAGGCTGTCCTGCGTGATCACCTGGTGGCGCCGGATGTCGGGGCCGGCCGCCGAGCCGTACACCACGGCCACGTAGCCGGCGGCGTACTTGCCGTTGACCGTGGCGGAGGTGTCGGTGAGGACGAGGTCGGCGTGGCCGTCGCCGTCGAAGTCGGGGTGGAGCCCGATGGTGGCCGTGGCCGTGGCGGAGGCCGTGGCCGTAACGGCGGTGGTGGCCGTGCCGGTCCGGGACCCGCTCGGTGGGGCGGCGGAGCCGGGCCCGCCACCAGGAGCGCCGCAGGCCGCTGCCGCGGTCAGGGCCAGGACGGCGAGAAGTCGCTTCCGCATGCGGGTTGGACCCGGGCCGGCCCCGAAGGGTTGTGCGGGCGGTCAGGATCACCGCTGGTCCTCCCGCGCGTCGCGATGAGTTCCGCGGCGTCCGGCAGTCGTACTGTCGAACCCGCTACCTAGGAGGAACCCCGATGCGCAAGGTGACCTATTCGATGGGCGTCTCGCTCGACGGCTACATCGTGGGGCCGGACGGCGACCTCGACTGGGGGGCGCCCGACGAGGAGCTCTTCCGCTTCGTCACCGACGAGTTGCGGGGGATCGGCGTCCACCTGATGGGGCGACGGCTGTACGAGACGATGCTGTACTGGGAGACCGCCGACCAGGACCCGTCGCTCGACGACTCCATGCTGGAGTGGGCCGCGCTCTGGAAGCCGCTCCCGAAGGTGGTGTTCTCCACCACGCTGTCGGAGGTGCGGGGCAACGCCCGCCTGGCCTCCGGCGACCTGGCCGAGGAGATCGCGAGGCTGCGGGCCGAGCCAGGGGAAGGCGACATCGCCATCGGCGGTGCGGCGCTCGCGGCGCAGGCCGCCGCGGCGGGTCTGATCGACGAGTACCGGCCCCGGGTGCA comes from Streptomyces sp. NBC_00448 and encodes:
- a CDS encoding FG-GAP and VCBS repeat-containing protein, translating into MRKRLLAVLALTAAAACGAPGGGPGSAAPPSGSRTGTATTAVTATASATATATIGLHPDFDGDGHADLVLTDTSATVNGKYAAGYVAVVYGSAAGPDIRRHQVITQDSLGLGKAGTGGGFGRGTITADLDGDGRSDLVTQAGGSTVFVVWGGKKGLAGAVKLPGAAPLVGDFDGDGHADLVTTGGTDGQATIRFGPFTRAGKPARTTTLDLTPDDPSYYTARPTAIGDVNGDGKDDVVVTWSHVFADEAPTPRATVVYLGAADGVLTKGPRLKDENGKDLYGADTLTSDVNHDGYADVIVGLTCESIGDETTPEGGSRLMVVYGGQSGQSGQSGGLKPTAINAKTPGLPGAPDPSRCDFGYAPATGDVNGDGYADVALAVPAKGGAMVALVLRGGPKGLTVKNAMSVPGLSTRPTLAIQDLNGDGAAELAIGTSYASAADDAVRVLRGGPAGISPAEPTRIGPADLGLKPAPGDGLDFGR
- a CDS encoding dihydrofolate reductase family protein, which codes for MRKVTYSMGVSLDGYIVGPDGDLDWGAPDEELFRFVTDELRGIGVHLMGRRLYETMLYWETADQDPSLDDSMLEWAALWKPLPKVVFSTTLSEVRGNARLASGDLAEEIARLRAEPGEGDIAIGGAALAAQAAAAGLIDEYRPRVHPVLIGGGTPYFSRHEHRVDLELLETRTFGSRVVCFRYRVPR